The following proteins come from a genomic window of Posidoniimonas polymericola:
- a CDS encoding PKD domain-containing protein: MGSTSWIARVVRFAQSLRADLWSDPSQPRLRWAHAPQLRPDELSVRRLEPRRVLTASIQALAVPAEAVEGDTVEVSADATGGALKFDWTVTRDSNVIAEADTRDFSFQPTDDGEYKVALRVNDASDFSSDYAEATLTVTNARPQISQLHATPIVEGEVTVLTGVLSDPGADDTHTLEINWGDPKDPNNLQTIDLTTPPAGVTYNDATGEFRVEHKYLDNDAPGSDPDRFRINVLARDDDGGEFRALTAGWVRNAAPTVTGLSATSIDENGVTALTGVLQDPGKLDTHTLEINWGDPLSPGDSQSIDLTNPPAGVTYNAETGEFAITHQYLDDNSFATPVDLYTIGVTATDDEGASGYAETTVQVSNVAPKVESLSATSIQENGVTTLSGRIIEPGTQDLLRMVITWGDPGSPDQLQYVRFDAPPADFQYDPSTGQFSLTHQYLDDPAGTPDTYEIRVNVLDDDGGVGQATTTVNVSNAPPELADVDANDINENGVTTLTGRIVDAGSLDTFTLTVNWEDGAVEEFTTDPNGVGINLLDPPEGVAYDPATRAFSITHQYLDDNPTGTPSDAYTIRLTLVDDDADMAVDAKTIQVSNVAPVITKPEPFQINEGQSLLIGAEATPGALTIPGIVFEDAGTLDTHTATVNWGDGHPDEDLLVLQNIGSEVRTSVLVGDHTFADNGEYTVRITVTDDDGGQAVESFLVTVLNVDPELTGLYPFEVDEGAEVTLAGLGVGLTDPGFDNPLNTGDPANGGELQETFVGVQVDWGDGSTPDTLSVVDRVSGVPGAPTTAGFSHDTHYYADNGLYTVTLTVGDDDGGAVQRTFQITVNNVAPTLTLTDEMFVINEGQTLFVPGLGAFSDPGAANPLNPGGATEEIFHYTIAWGDEEGDDEGDEHQSPVTFVDGGAGVGTSGTLANSHFYADNDIDSRYTITVTLYDDDGGYAEQSFEITVNNVNPTIEPLNPSELIDDEYMPGILVDAENLDGDGVTVMAIRFSDPGADTYEVWIDWGDKLGEPDTDARFVKATPINWMESEDGVTLLFSYTYTGPPDPLDPAAPIAITAIVLDDDYTTANDGKLVVAAESVFLVEPGRSEPGVALISNPGIDSGAAAIDTRPAVEMLVFPQLEEFVEPPAVQAGVDLSQQGQDLQSSGGDQAATSERVWVLRRVLPNGEPGEPLQLKPDAMDRLPELFDRLPDGHYQILVIRTESNTERLVMDFVIRGGRPIDVSDDSDGARDRPPTEDQEAQPENPPAEPLPVENREQPEGLPAPVEANGQAKPVAAAALGVDQPDERRPDDAILAAGAVMAVAVTRPEGDWRRKVEHTLERANDHDWRMLNLLRRRPR, translated from the coding sequence ATGGGCTCGACCTCCTGGATTGCGCGCGTGGTGCGGTTTGCCCAGTCGCTGCGCGCCGATCTCTGGAGCGACCCGTCCCAGCCCCGGCTCCGCTGGGCCCACGCCCCCCAGCTGAGGCCCGACGAGCTGTCGGTCCGCCGGCTCGAGCCCCGCCGCGTGCTGACCGCCAGCATCCAGGCGCTGGCGGTCCCCGCCGAGGCGGTCGAGGGCGACACGGTCGAGGTCAGCGCCGACGCGACCGGCGGCGCCCTGAAGTTCGACTGGACCGTTACCCGCGACTCGAACGTCATCGCCGAGGCCGACACTCGGGACTTCTCGTTCCAGCCGACCGACGACGGCGAGTACAAGGTCGCCCTGCGGGTCAACGACGCTTCGGACTTTTCTTCCGACTACGCCGAGGCGACCCTCACGGTCACCAACGCCCGGCCCCAGATCTCGCAGCTCCACGCGACCCCGATCGTCGAGGGCGAGGTCACGGTGCTGACCGGCGTGCTCTCCGACCCGGGCGCCGACGACACCCACACGCTGGAGATCAACTGGGGCGACCCGAAGGACCCCAACAACCTCCAGACGATCGACCTCACCACCCCGCCGGCCGGGGTCACGTACAACGACGCCACCGGCGAGTTCCGCGTCGAGCACAAGTACCTCGACAACGACGCCCCCGGTTCCGACCCGGACCGGTTCCGCATCAACGTGCTGGCCCGCGACGACGACGGCGGCGAGTTTCGCGCGCTGACCGCCGGCTGGGTCCGCAACGCCGCGCCGACCGTGACCGGGCTGTCGGCGACCAGCATCGACGAGAACGGCGTCACAGCACTGACCGGCGTGCTGCAGGACCCCGGCAAACTCGACACGCACACGCTGGAGATTAACTGGGGCGACCCGCTCTCGCCGGGTGACTCGCAGTCGATCGACCTCACCAACCCGCCGGCCGGCGTGACGTACAACGCCGAGACCGGCGAGTTCGCCATCACCCACCAGTACCTCGACGACAACTCATTCGCGACGCCGGTCGACCTCTACACGATCGGCGTCACCGCGACCGACGACGAAGGCGCCTCCGGCTACGCCGAGACCACCGTGCAGGTCAGCAACGTTGCGCCGAAGGTCGAGAGCCTCTCGGCGACCAGCATCCAGGAGAATGGCGTCACCACGCTCAGCGGCCGGATCATCGAGCCCGGCACGCAGGACCTGCTGCGGATGGTCATCACCTGGGGCGACCCGGGCTCGCCCGACCAACTGCAGTACGTGCGGTTCGACGCGCCGCCGGCCGACTTCCAGTACGACCCGTCGACCGGCCAGTTCTCGCTGACCCACCAGTACCTGGACGACCCCGCCGGCACGCCCGACACGTACGAGATCCGCGTCAACGTGCTCGACGACGACGGCGGCGTGGGCCAGGCGACCACCACGGTCAACGTCAGCAACGCTCCCCCTGAGCTGGCCGACGTCGACGCCAACGACATCAACGAGAACGGCGTCACGACGCTGACCGGCCGCATCGTCGACGCCGGCTCGCTCGACACGTTCACACTCACGGTCAACTGGGAGGACGGCGCGGTCGAGGAGTTTACGACCGACCCCAATGGCGTCGGCATCAACCTGCTCGACCCGCCCGAGGGCGTCGCCTACGACCCGGCGACCCGGGCCTTCTCGATCACCCACCAGTACCTCGACGACAACCCGACCGGCACGCCCAGCGACGCCTACACCATCCGCCTGACGCTTGTCGACGACGACGCCGACATGGCGGTCGACGCCAAGACGATCCAGGTCTCGAACGTCGCGCCGGTGATCACCAAGCCCGAACCGTTCCAGATCAACGAGGGCCAGTCGCTGCTGATCGGCGCCGAGGCAACGCCCGGCGCGCTGACGATCCCGGGCATCGTGTTCGAGGACGCCGGCACGCTCGACACGCACACCGCCACCGTCAACTGGGGCGACGGCCACCCCGACGAAGACCTCCTGGTGCTGCAGAACATCGGCTCGGAGGTGCGGACCAGCGTGCTGGTCGGCGACCACACATTCGCCGACAACGGCGAGTACACCGTGAGGATCACCGTCACCGACGACGACGGCGGCCAGGCGGTCGAGTCGTTCCTGGTGACCGTATTGAATGTCGACCCCGAGCTGACCGGCTTGTATCCCTTCGAAGTCGACGAGGGCGCCGAGGTCACGCTGGCCGGATTGGGCGTTGGGCTGACCGACCCGGGCTTCGACAACCCGCTCAACACGGGCGACCCGGCCAACGGCGGCGAGCTGCAGGAGACCTTCGTCGGCGTGCAGGTCGACTGGGGCGACGGCTCCACGCCGGACACGCTGAGCGTGGTCGATCGGGTGAGCGGCGTTCCGGGCGCGCCGACCACGGCCGGCTTCTCGCACGACACGCACTACTACGCCGATAACGGCCTGTACACGGTTACCCTGACCGTGGGCGACGACGACGGCGGCGCGGTGCAGCGGACGTTCCAAATCACCGTCAACAACGTCGCGCCGACGCTCACCCTGACCGATGAGATGTTCGTCATCAACGAGGGCCAGACGCTGTTTGTCCCCGGCCTGGGCGCGTTCTCCGACCCCGGCGCGGCCAACCCGCTGAACCCGGGCGGAGCCACCGAGGAGATCTTCCACTACACCATCGCCTGGGGCGACGAGGAGGGCGACGACGAAGGCGACGAGCACCAGAGCCCGGTCACGTTTGTCGACGGCGGCGCCGGGGTCGGCACAAGCGGCACGCTGGCCAACAGCCATTTCTACGCCGACAACGACATCGACAGCCGCTACACGATCACGGTCACCCTCTACGACGACGACGGCGGCTACGCCGAGCAGAGCTTCGAGATCACCGTCAACAACGTGAACCCGACGATCGAGCCGCTGAACCCAAGCGAACTGATCGACGACGAGTACATGCCCGGCATCCTGGTCGACGCCGAGAACCTGGACGGCGACGGCGTCACGGTGATGGCGATCCGCTTCAGCGACCCGGGCGCCGACACCTACGAGGTGTGGATCGACTGGGGCGACAAGCTCGGCGAGCCCGACACCGACGCCCGCTTTGTCAAGGCGACCCCGATCAACTGGATGGAATCGGAGGACGGCGTCACGCTGTTGTTCTCCTACACCTACACCGGCCCGCCCGACCCGCTCGACCCCGCGGCGCCGATCGCGATCACCGCGATCGTGCTCGACGACGACTACACCACCGCCAACGACGGCAAGCTGGTCGTGGCGGCCGAGTCGGTGTTCCTGGTCGAGCCGGGCCGTAGCGAACCCGGCGTCGCACTGATCAGCAACCCCGGCATCGACTCCGGCGCCGCCGCGATCGATACCCGGCCGGCGGTCGAGATGCTCGTGTTCCCCCAGCTCGAAGAGTTCGTCGAACCGCCCGCGGTTCAGGCGGGCGTCGACCTCAGCCAGCAGGGGCAGGACCTGCAGTCCAGCGGAGGCGACCAGGCCGCGACCAGCGAACGCGTCTGGGTGCTGCGGAGGGTGCTGCCCAACGGCGAGCCGGGCGAGCCGCTGCAGCTTAAGCCCGACGCGATGGACCGGCTGCCGGAGCTGTTCGATCGCCTGCCGGACGGCCACTACCAGATCCTGGTGATCCGCACCGAGAGCAACACCGAGCGGCTGGTGATGGACTTCGTGATCCGCGGCGGCCGGCCGATCGACGTCTCGGACGACTCGGACGGCGCCCGCGACCGCCCGCCGACCGAGGACCAGGAAGCGCAGCCCGAGAACCCGCCGGCCGAGCCGCTGCCGGTTGAGAACCGTGAGCAGCCGGAAGGACTCCCGGCGCCGGTCGAGGCGAACGGCCAGGCCAAGCCGGTCGCGGCCGCTGCGCTCGGAGTCGATCAACCGGACGAGCGGCGCCCAGACGACGCGATCTTGGCGGCGGGCGCCGTGATGGCGGTCGCCGTCACCCGGCCCGAGGGGGACTGGCGCCGCAAGGTAGAGCACACTCTTGAGCGGGCCAACGACCACGACTGGCGGATGCTCAACCTGCTCCGCCGCCGGCCCCGGTAA
- a CDS encoding protein kinase domain-containing protein, giving the protein MQRCHACQHELDQPQIDAGRCAACGAAVPASLRVRPPQDDPQATVDSAESFELIVDDQDAPADDDAQKTIDLSSSDTHPTVNIRPKNPTIADRGDATVEFDSLSLDAGPASNPTVQGTPGGGAGEGATVEGAGGRSTHPMHGDFTIDFGGEDPDLSAHMSSEWGLSVAPGFKQNQTLRQSGTVNEFISKNTRSTLQVKNRSLRLKVDESEGEMTPLVPGEVPDYELLDMIGQGGMGVVYAATQSSIARTVAVKMFKPGAKVTNEQRDKFISEAVVTGELDHPNIVPIYDMGASEEGALFYSMKRVKGTPWDDVLTKRSLDENLNILMRVADAVAFAHAGGVVHRDLKPENVMLGDYGEVLVMDWGLARVTKAFRNASAIYQADSLGGTPAYMAPEMARGPIENIDPRSDVYLLGAILYEIITGRAPHSGRDVMQCLMAAANNKIDDIEQTGELVDIAMQAMQTRPEDRYQTVKDLQAAIQQYQSHSESLLLTDNARQHLEQAHESSDYQYYARALYGFQEAITLWPENDKAVDFLERTRLDYAGAALASEDFDLGVSLLSGDTPEQEKLLLALERGKLERDARQRRLTFFKRLAAAALVAILLGGTFFTVALRRERNEAVTQRARAEEKKQEAEAAKVVADEKRAEAVTAKEAEAKQREEAERARADAERSAEAERLAAEEARVQRAAAEQAQKLEEAAKIAEEYEAYVARIGLAASKIDENAFDSAREILAECPPTLRNWEWGRLNYLCGLSPRHFDSTGPVEAVAYSPDGRLIASGDWGGRLIVRDAASGEEQLSERLAQYVHSVAFSPDGKQLAAGCSDGVIHLLDVSSGKRQRTLRGSEQGVLSVRFSPDGGRLVTAGYDSRVRLWDLNNGAKLQELQDHSWWVWSAGFSPDASQLVTASQDGKSIVYQWDGAKYAVLTVFDQHEGPVYAAAFSPDGQRVATAGYDNSVCLWSPAAVQAADLASRVDGDAPQAEVDFTRLTGHRGPVRGVVFSADGRTLLSASYDNSLRLWDADDHHALKTLRGHGSGVMTCALAPGGKWAASGGQDQQVRLWDIDGYEESRILRGRVMNDHADAVLSARFSHDGSRVITASRDRSSKLWDSANGKLLTTFQEGHEYLASSAVLFDAGRRMATSAGDSSVRVWDVGAGSELFSLRPTGRAGTLAVSTDGEWIATGGPDNQARLWPAIDGAEPVVLSGHVEEVTAAAIADGASLAATGDNRGVIRVWRRDGENWLPGPVLKGHSRAITGLSFVGDRLISSSGDNTCGQWDVTAGQEDRRLVLKHPDWVNSLDVSPDGRLAITTCEDGRVRVWRLGDASVVAEHRAGESTRGAAYTRAGFSPDGRLALLTSPAARVVEVWPWLDGQPRPALRAGQQLKQLWAAEFAGDAGRVLTIGGNDAQLWDVGARQPIVSFSPHGAVSSASLSPDGRLAATGSWDNSVKLWSTETGRSVRKLEHAHQGYVNSVMFSPVSNDQLLTASDDGAAILWDLSGEQPQRRVLRGHAGRVLQAVYSSDGRQVLTAGADKTARLWSRDGAEVKVFRGHDWAVLACAISPDGRHVVTGSQDNTAIVWSVASGEQVATLSGHTASVTSVAFSADGRRVLTGSQDRAAKLWDAQSGKEILTLGGHTREVTSVAFSPDGRSALTASRDGAAMLWLAEPWNGQPVAASVR; this is encoded by the coding sequence ATGCAACGCTGCCACGCCTGCCAACACGAACTCGACCAGCCGCAGATCGACGCCGGCCGCTGCGCGGCGTGCGGCGCCGCGGTCCCCGCGTCGCTGCGGGTGCGGCCGCCGCAGGACGATCCGCAGGCGACCGTCGACTCCGCCGAGTCGTTCGAGCTGATCGTTGACGACCAGGACGCTCCCGCGGACGACGACGCGCAGAAGACAATCGACCTCAGTTCTTCGGACACCCACCCCACGGTGAACATCCGGCCGAAGAACCCAACTATCGCCGACCGTGGGGACGCCACGGTTGAATTCGACTCGCTGTCGTTGGACGCGGGACCGGCGTCGAACCCCACCGTGCAAGGGACCCCCGGCGGGGGGGCAGGCGAGGGCGCCACGGTCGAGGGCGCCGGCGGCAGGTCGACCCACCCGATGCACGGCGACTTCACGATCGACTTCGGCGGCGAAGACCCCGACCTCAGCGCCCACATGAGCAGCGAGTGGGGCCTGTCCGTAGCGCCGGGCTTCAAGCAAAACCAGACGCTCCGCCAGAGCGGCACGGTCAACGAGTTCATCTCCAAGAACACCCGCAGCACGTTGCAGGTCAAGAACCGCTCGCTGCGGCTGAAGGTGGACGAGTCCGAGGGCGAGATGACGCCGCTCGTCCCCGGCGAGGTTCCCGACTACGAGCTGCTCGACATGATCGGGCAGGGCGGCATGGGCGTGGTGTACGCCGCGACCCAGTCTTCGATCGCCCGCACCGTGGCGGTCAAGATGTTCAAGCCGGGCGCGAAGGTCACCAACGAGCAACGCGACAAGTTCATCTCTGAGGCGGTGGTCACCGGCGAGCTGGACCACCCGAACATCGTGCCCATCTACGACATGGGCGCGAGCGAAGAGGGGGCGCTCTTCTACTCGATGAAGCGGGTGAAGGGCACGCCGTGGGACGACGTGCTCACCAAGCGGTCGCTCGACGAGAACCTTAACATCCTGATGCGTGTCGCCGATGCGGTGGCGTTCGCCCACGCCGGCGGCGTGGTGCACCGCGACCTGAAACCCGAGAACGTGATGCTCGGCGACTACGGCGAGGTGCTGGTTATGGACTGGGGCCTGGCCCGAGTCACCAAGGCGTTCCGCAACGCGAGCGCCATCTACCAGGCCGACAGCCTCGGCGGCACGCCCGCCTACATGGCGCCCGAGATGGCCCGCGGCCCGATCGAAAACATCGACCCGCGGAGCGACGTCTACCTGCTGGGCGCGATCCTGTACGAGATCATCACCGGCCGCGCGCCGCACTCCGGCCGCGACGTCATGCAGTGCCTGATGGCGGCCGCCAACAACAAGATCGACGACATCGAGCAGACCGGCGAGCTGGTCGACATCGCCATGCAGGCGATGCAGACCCGCCCGGAGGACCGCTACCAGACCGTCAAGGACCTGCAGGCGGCGATCCAGCAGTACCAGTCGCACTCCGAGAGCCTGCTGCTGACCGACAACGCCCGCCAGCACCTCGAGCAGGCGCACGAGTCCAGCGACTACCAGTACTACGCCCGGGCGCTGTACGGCTTCCAGGAGGCGATCACCCTCTGGCCCGAGAACGACAAGGCGGTCGACTTCCTGGAGCGGACCCGGCTGGACTACGCCGGCGCGGCGCTCGCCAGCGAAGACTTCGACCTGGGCGTCTCGCTGTTGTCGGGCGACACGCCGGAGCAGGAGAAGCTGCTGCTCGCGCTCGAGCGGGGCAAGCTCGAACGCGACGCCCGCCAGCGGAGGCTGACGTTCTTCAAGCGGCTCGCTGCCGCGGCGCTGGTTGCGATCTTGCTGGGCGGCACGTTCTTCACGGTTGCGCTGCGTAGGGAACGCAACGAAGCGGTTACCCAGCGTGCTCGCGCGGAAGAGAAGAAGCAAGAGGCCGAAGCGGCCAAGGTTGTTGCTGACGAGAAGCGAGCCGAGGCCGTGACCGCGAAGGAAGCGGAGGCCAAGCAGCGCGAGGAAGCAGAGCGGGCTAGGGCCGACGCCGAACGGTCTGCCGAAGCCGAACGCCTCGCCGCGGAGGAGGCCCGCGTGCAGCGAGCAGCCGCGGAGCAAGCTCAAAAACTGGAAGAAGCCGCCAAGATCGCCGAAGAGTACGAGGCCTATGTCGCCCGCATCGGCCTGGCCGCCTCGAAGATCGACGAGAACGCGTTCGACAGCGCCCGCGAGATCCTCGCCGAGTGCCCCCCGACGCTCCGCAACTGGGAGTGGGGGCGGCTGAACTACTTGTGCGGCTTGAGCCCACGGCATTTTGATTCCACCGGCCCGGTGGAGGCCGTGGCCTACTCGCCCGACGGGCGGCTGATCGCGTCGGGCGACTGGGGCGGGCGGCTGATCGTCCGCGACGCGGCGTCCGGCGAGGAGCAGCTGTCTGAGCGCCTCGCCCAGTACGTGCACTCCGTAGCGTTCTCCCCCGATGGCAAGCAGCTCGCCGCCGGGTGCAGCGACGGCGTCATCCATCTGCTGGACGTCAGCAGCGGCAAGCGGCAACGAACGCTCCGCGGCTCGGAGCAGGGCGTGCTGAGCGTGCGGTTCTCGCCCGACGGCGGCCGGCTGGTCACCGCGGGCTACGACAGCCGCGTCCGGCTGTGGGACCTGAACAACGGCGCCAAACTCCAAGAGCTGCAGGACCACAGCTGGTGGGTCTGGTCGGCCGGCTTCTCGCCCGACGCCTCGCAGCTGGTCACCGCCAGCCAGGACGGCAAGTCGATTGTCTATCAATGGGACGGCGCCAAGTACGCCGTGCTGACCGTGTTTGATCAGCACGAGGGCCCGGTATACGCGGCGGCGTTCTCTCCCGATGGTCAGCGGGTCGCGACCGCCGGCTACGACAACTCGGTTTGCCTGTGGTCGCCCGCGGCCGTGCAGGCGGCCGACCTCGCCAGCCGCGTCGACGGCGACGCCCCGCAGGCCGAGGTCGACTTCACCCGCCTGACCGGCCACCGCGGCCCGGTCCGCGGCGTGGTGTTCTCGGCCGACGGCCGCACGCTGCTGTCGGCCAGCTACGACAACTCGCTCCGCCTGTGGGACGCCGACGACCATCACGCGCTCAAGACGCTCCGCGGACACGGCTCGGGCGTGATGACCTGCGCCCTCGCCCCCGGCGGCAAGTGGGCCGCGTCCGGCGGGCAGGACCAGCAGGTGCGGCTGTGGGACATCGACGGTTACGAGGAGTCCCGCATCCTCCGCGGCCGCGTGATGAACGACCACGCCGACGCGGTGCTCAGCGCCCGGTTCTCGCATGATGGCTCGCGGGTGATCACTGCCAGCCGCGACCGCTCGAGCAAGCTGTGGGACTCTGCTAACGGCAAGCTGCTGACCACCTTCCAGGAAGGGCACGAGTACCTCGCCTCCAGCGCGGTGCTGTTCGACGCCGGCCGCCGGATGGCGACCAGCGCCGGCGACAGCTCGGTTCGCGTGTGGGACGTCGGGGCCGGTTCTGAGTTGTTCTCGCTCCGCCCCACCGGCCGCGCGGGGACGCTGGCCGTTTCGACCGACGGCGAGTGGATCGCCACCGGCGGCCCCGACAACCAGGCCCGGCTGTGGCCGGCCATTGACGGCGCCGAGCCGGTCGTGCTGTCGGGCCACGTCGAGGAGGTCACCGCCGCGGCGATCGCGGACGGCGCCTCGCTCGCCGCGACCGGCGACAACCGCGGCGTGATCCGTGTCTGGCGCCGCGACGGCGAAAACTGGCTGCCCGGCCCCGTGCTCAAGGGCCACAGCCGCGCGATCACCGGTTTGTCGTTCGTTGGCGATCGGCTGATTTCCTCTAGCGGCGACAACACCTGCGGCCAGTGGGACGTGACCGCCGGACAGGAGGACCGCCGCCTGGTCCTCAAGCACCCCGACTGGGTCAACTCGCTCGACGTCTCGCCCGACGGCCGGCTGGCAATCACCACCTGCGAGGACGGCCGCGTGCGAGTATGGCGGCTGGGCGACGCCAGCGTTGTCGCCGAGCACCGCGCCGGCGAGTCGACCCGCGGGGCGGCGTACACCCGCGCGGGTTTCTCGCCCGACGGTCGGCTCGCGCTGCTCACCTCGCCCGCCGCCCGCGTGGTTGAGGTCTGGCCGTGGTTGGACGGCCAACCGCGCCCGGCGCTCCGGGCCGGGCAGCAACTCAAGCAACTCTGGGCCGCCGAGTTCGCTGGCGACGCGGGTCGCGTGCTGACCATCGGCGGCAACGACGCCCAGCTGTGGGACGTCGGCGCCCGGCAGCCGATCGTCAGTTTCAGCCCGCACGGCGCGGTGTCGTCGGCGTCGCTGTCGCCGGACGGGCGGCTCGCGGCGACCGGCAGCTGGGACAACTCGGTCAAGCTGTGGAGCACCGAGACCGGCCGCTCGGTCCGCAAGCTTGAGCACGCCCACCAGGGCTATGTCAACAGCGTGATGTTCTCTCCTGTTTCCAACGACCAACTGCTCACCGCCAGCGACGACGGCGCCGCCATCCTGTGGGACCTGTCCGGCGAACAGCCCCAGCGCCGCGTGCTGCGGGGCCACGCCGGCCGCGTGCTGCAGGCGGTCTACTCGTCCGACGGCCGACAGGTGCTGACCGCCGGCGCCGACAAGACCGCCCGGCTCTGGAGCCGTGACGGCGCCGAGGTCAAAGTCTTCCGCGGCCACGACTGGGCCGTGCTGGCCTGCGCCATCAGCCCCGACGGCCGACACGTCGTGACCGGCAGCCAGGACAACACCGCCATCGTGTGGAGCGTCGCTTCCGGCGAGCAGGTCGCCACGCTGTCGGGCCACACCGCGAGCGTCACCTCGGTCGCATTCTCGGCCGACGGCCGCCGGGTGCTGACCGGAAGCCAGGACCGCGCCGCCAAGCTGTGGGACGCCCAATCCGGCAAGGAGATCCTCACCCTCGGCGGCCACACCCGTGAGGTGACCAGCGTCGCATTCTCGCCCGACGGCCGCAGCGCGCTGACCGCCAGCCGCGACGGCGCCGCCATGCTTTGGCTCGCCGAGCCGTGGAACGGCCAGCCGGTCGCCGCCAGCGTCCGGTAG